In Methylocystis sp. MJC1, one DNA window encodes the following:
- the istA gene encoding IS21 family transposase, with protein sequence MRQAREIIRLKSSSISAHEISRRLGMPRSTVREALKRAESAGLSWPLPEGMTDDALEAALYANRRSKRGHRRIEEPDWAGVHRELKRKHVTLMILWDEYTAANPGGYSYSRFCELYRAFEKTLSVTMRQTHAAGERLFVDYAGDGVPVVIDRLTGEIRMAQIFVAVLGASSFTFAKASWTQTLPDWIDAHVGALEAIGGVPQLIVPDNAKTAIVKACFYDPQVNRTYADMAMHYETALLPARPRKPRDKAKVESAVLIVERWLLGRVRRRTFYSLAEVNAAIAEMLKNLNEERPLRRLGVTRRQLFEEIDRPALKPLPIEPYEYSEWRLRRVGIDYHVEIDAHYYSVPYRFARVEVEARLTVHGVEIFHKGERIAVHLRMSGNRKHTTIPEHMPSSHRRYAGWTIERIREDARKIGPATAALCEQILEARPHPEQGYRACLGVVRLVGSYGIERVEAAAERAIAIGAKTYGSIKSILDNKLDRKPAPKRAADAAPILHQNIRGPRYYH encoded by the coding sequence ATGCGCCAGGCGCGTGAGATTATTCGACTGAAGTCCTCGTCGATTTCGGCGCACGAGATTTCCCGGCGGCTCGGCATGCCGCGCTCGACGGTGCGGGAGGCGCTCAAGCGCGCGGAGAGCGCCGGGCTCTCCTGGCCGTTGCCCGAGGGAATGACCGACGATGCGCTCGAGGCGGCGCTCTACGCCAATCGGCGCAGCAAGCGCGGTCATCGGCGCATTGAGGAGCCGGACTGGGCTGGCGTGCATCGCGAGTTGAAGCGCAAGCACGTTACCTTGATGATTTTGTGGGACGAATACACCGCCGCAAATCCGGGCGGCTATAGCTACTCGCGGTTCTGCGAACTTTATCGCGCCTTCGAAAAGACCCTGTCGGTGACGATGCGGCAGACGCATGCCGCCGGCGAACGGCTGTTCGTCGATTACGCTGGCGACGGCGTTCCTGTCGTCATTGATCGGCTTACCGGCGAGATCCGCATGGCGCAGATTTTCGTCGCGGTGCTGGGGGCGTCGAGCTTCACATTCGCCAAGGCGAGCTGGACGCAGACGCTTCCCGACTGGATCGACGCCCACGTCGGCGCGCTCGAGGCGATCGGCGGCGTCCCGCAGCTCATCGTGCCGGACAACGCCAAAACCGCCATCGTCAAAGCCTGCTTCTACGACCCGCAGGTCAATCGCACCTACGCCGACATGGCGATGCATTACGAGACGGCGCTTTTGCCGGCGCGACCCAGAAAGCCGCGCGACAAGGCGAAGGTCGAATCCGCGGTGCTGATTGTCGAACGCTGGCTACTCGGCAGAGTGCGCCGCCGGACCTTTTACAGTCTGGCGGAGGTCAACGCGGCGATCGCCGAGATGCTCAAAAATCTCAACGAGGAGCGGCCCCTCCGCCGGCTTGGCGTCACCCGCCGCCAATTGTTCGAAGAGATCGACCGCCCGGCGCTGAAGCCTCTGCCAATCGAGCCCTATGAATATAGCGAATGGCGTCTGCGCCGCGTCGGCATCGATTATCACGTCGAGATCGACGCGCACTATTACTCCGTGCCCTATCGCTTCGCCCGGGTGGAGGTGGAAGCGCGGCTGACCGTCCACGGCGTCGAGATTTTCCACAAAGGCGAGCGCATCGCCGTCCATTTACGGATGAGCGGCAACCGCAAGCACACGACCATTCCCGAGCACATGCCCTCCAGCCATAGACGCTATGCGGGCTGGACGATCGAGCGCATTCGCGAGGATGCCCGAAAGATCGGCCCGGCGACAGCCGCGCTCTGCGAGCAGATTTTGGAGGCGAGGCCCCATCCCGAGCAGGGCTATCGGGCCTGTCTCGGCGTCGTCCGTCTCGTCGGCTCGTATGGGATCGAGCGCGTCGAGGCCGCAGCCGAACGCGCCATCGCGATCGGCGCCAAGACCTATGGCTCGATCAAATCCATCCTCGACAACAAGCTCGATCGGAAGCCCGCGCCAAAGCGCGCCGCGGACGCGGCCCCGATCCTCCATCAAAACATCCGTGGCCCGCGCTATTATCATTAG
- a CDS encoding IS110 family transposase has product MDHYAGIDVSLEASSVCVVDGAGRIVREAKISSEPAALIGWLASLGLDLARIGLEAGPLSQWLYAAMHEAGLAVELLETRHVRTALQTMPVKTDRNDARGIAQLMRLGWFRPVHCKSSAAQETRALLTARKLVQSKLYDIEMSLRGILRGFGLKVGPTTPKRFARRIQELVGGYRTLEIVAKALLSAHAVLLREFDMFEKLVRAMARKDKRARLMMSAPGVGAIVALTYVSAIDDPLRFSSSKRVGPHFGLTPRKYQSGETDVSGRITKIGDAGVRTALYEAANVILTRPVKGSGLKSWAMKLARRAGMKKAKVALARKLAVVLHRMWADGTPFDARKATSTVVAA; this is encoded by the coding sequence ATGGACCATTATGCGGGGATCGACGTGTCTTTGGAAGCATCAAGCGTTTGCGTCGTCGATGGCGCCGGGCGAATCGTGCGGGAGGCGAAGATCTCCAGCGAGCCGGCGGCGCTCATCGGCTGGTTGGCGTCGCTCGGGCTGGATTTGGCGCGCATCGGCCTCGAGGCAGGGCCATTGTCGCAATGGCTTTACGCGGCGATGCACGAGGCGGGCCTGGCGGTGGAGTTGCTGGAGACGCGGCATGTGCGCACGGCTCTGCAGACGATGCCAGTCAAGACCGACCGCAATGACGCGCGCGGCATCGCGCAATTAATGCGGCTTGGTTGGTTTCGTCCGGTCCACTGCAAATCCTCGGCAGCGCAGGAGACGCGAGCGCTGCTGACGGCGCGCAAACTGGTTCAATCGAAACTCTATGACATTGAGATGAGCCTGCGCGGGATCTTGCGCGGCTTCGGGCTAAAGGTCGGGCCGACGACGCCGAAGCGTTTCGCACGGCGCATCCAGGAGCTCGTCGGCGGGTATAGGACGCTCGAGATCGTCGCAAAGGCGCTGCTTTCAGCGCATGCGGTCTTGCTGCGCGAGTTCGACATGTTCGAGAAGCTTGTGCGGGCGATGGCGCGCAAGGACAAGCGCGCGAGACTGATGATGTCGGCGCCGGGGGTCGGCGCGATCGTGGCGCTGACTTACGTTTCGGCGATCGATGATCCGTTGCGATTTTCCTCGTCGAAGCGGGTCGGGCCGCATTTCGGCCTGACGCCGAGGAAATATCAGTCTGGGGAGACGGACGTCAGCGGGCGGATTACCAAGATCGGCGACGCTGGCGTGCGCACGGCGCTTTACGAAGCCGCCAACGTTATACTGACACGGCCGGTGAAGGGCTCCGGCCTCAAAAGCTGGGCGATGAAGCTCGCCCGGCGCGCCGGCATGAAGAAGGCAAAGGTGGCGCTGGCGCGCAAGCTCGCCGTGGTCTTGCATCGGATGTGGGCCGACGGGACGCCGTTCGACGCCCGCAAGGCGACCTCGACTGTCGTGGCGGCGTAG
- a CDS encoding IS6 family transposase: MLSIDDLFRGRHFDREIIILCVRRYLRFKLSFRDLVEIMAERGIDLAHTTIMRWIQRFAPEFEKRWNRFACQVGRSWRVDETYVKIKGRSTYLYRAVDSEGKTVDFLMRARRDVAAAKAFFRRAFKGQGRLPRAITLDGYQALHRAAREFLAEHQGGAQTQVRSSKYLNNLIEQDHRSIKLRLGPMLGLKRFQTASTTVAGIELMHRIRKGQFKVGALRIKDTRAPEIWNAVLAA, encoded by the coding sequence ATGCTGAGTATTGATGATCTCTTCAGAGGCCGCCATTTCGACCGAGAGATCATCATCCTCTGCGTGCGGCGGTATCTGCGGTTCAAGCTAAGTTTTCGAGACCTCGTCGAGATCATGGCCGAGCGCGGAATTGATTTGGCGCATACGACGATAATGCGGTGGATCCAACGCTTCGCGCCCGAATTCGAAAAGCGCTGGAACCGCTTCGCCTGCCAAGTAGGAAGGTCGTGGCGGGTCGACGAAACCTACGTGAAGATCAAGGGCCGCTCGACCTATCTCTATCGCGCCGTCGATAGCGAGGGCAAAACCGTCGACTTCCTAATGCGAGCCAGGCGGGATGTCGCTGCCGCGAAGGCTTTTTTCCGGCGGGCGTTCAAGGGTCAGGGCCGACTGCCCCGCGCCATCACGCTCGATGGCTACCAGGCTTTGCACCGCGCGGCGCGCGAATTCCTCGCCGAGCATCAAGGCGGCGCGCAGACTCAAGTTCGATCTTCAAAATACTTGAATAACCTCATTGAACAGGACCATCGATCGATCAAGCTTCGCTTGGGTCCAATGCTCGGATTGAAACGGTTCCAAACTGCCTCGACCACCGTCGCTGGTATCGAGCTCATGCACCGGATCAGGAAAGGTCAGTTCAAAGTCGGAGCGCTTCGCATCAAAGACACCCGTGCGCCCGAAATCTGGAATGCCGTGCTCGCTGCATGA
- a CDS encoding IS6 family transposase yields the protein MILNAVAEKLKRRSKDDFKGRHFEAWLIIQAVTWYLRYPLSYRDLESMFLERGFEVDHSTLNRWVLAYAPQIEKRLRQFGRPHCGSIRVDETYVKIRGEWRYLYRAIDKHGVPVDFLLTAKRDLAAAKRFFRKALKDEPLLAPGKIGTDGASVYPTAISDSVEAGLLPSRPAHRVSKYLQQGIESDHFHLKKNMPKIAGFRSFATARRTIAGFEAMLWLKKGFGFAGEWTVREQNEMLACCFGLNG from the coding sequence ATGATCCTGAACGCGGTGGCCGAGAAACTGAAGCGCCGTTCGAAAGACGATTTCAAAGGGCGGCATTTCGAGGCATGGCTGATCATTCAGGCGGTGACGTGGTATCTGCGCTATCCATTGAGCTACCGTGACCTCGAAAGCATGTTCCTCGAGCGCGGCTTCGAGGTCGACCACAGCACATTGAACCGTTGGGTTCTGGCCTATGCGCCGCAAATCGAAAAGCGATTGCGGCAGTTTGGGCGTCCGCATTGCGGCTCGATCCGCGTCGATGAGACCTATGTGAAAATCCGCGGCGAGTGGCGCTATCTCTACCGCGCCATCGACAAACACGGCGTTCCCGTCGATTTCCTCCTGACGGCCAAGCGCGATCTTGCCGCCGCCAAGCGGTTTTTCCGCAAGGCTTTGAAGGATGAGCCGTTGCTGGCGCCTGGGAAGATCGGCACGGATGGCGCAAGCGTTTATCCGACGGCGATTTCCGATAGCGTGGAGGCGGGGTTGCTGCCGAGCAGGCCAGCGCATCGTGTCTCGAAGTATTTGCAGCAAGGCATTGAAAGCGACCACTTTCATCTGAAAAAGAATATGCCGAAAATCGCCGGGTTCCGCTCCTTCGCCACGGCGCGGCGAACGATCGCCGGGTTCGAAGCGATGCTGTGGCTCAAAAAGGGCTTCGGCTTTGCCGGGGAGTGGACTGTCCGCGAACAGAACGAAATGCTCGCCTGCTGTTTCGGACTTAATGGTTAA